The Bradyrhizobium sp. CCBAU 051011 DNA segment GACGATCGCATTGTTGCCGGTCGCGGCAATGACGTGATCGACGGCGGCACCAATGGAGCGGCCGGCGACGTGGCGATCTACTCGGGCGCGCACAGCAACTATACGGTCACGGTGCAGGGTGGCTCCTTCGTCATCACCGACAAACGCGTTGGTCCGTGGGATGGTGTTGACACCGTCACGAATGTGGAACGGTTCGAGTTTGCAGACCGCACGCTAACGGCGGCGCAATTGCTCGATGCTTCTGGGCCCGTACTCACCGCGGCGACACCCGCTGACAACGCGACCGGGGTTGCTACCGGCAGCAACATCGTTCTGACCTTCGACGAAGCCGTTGCTGCAGGTACCGGAAATATCGTCATCAGCAACGGCGCAGGAGACACACGCACGATCGCGATCAATGATGCCTCGCAGGTCACGATCTCCGGCAACACCGTCACCATCAATCCAGCGGCCGATCTGGCGGCCGGGGGCGCCTACGACGTCACGCTGGCCGCGGGCGTGATCACCGACATTGCCGGCAATGCCTTCGGCGGCATCGCGCAGAACGCTCTCGACTTCACCGTCGCGGCGCCGCAGACCTACAAACTCCAGATTTTGCATGCGTCCGACTTCGAGGCAGGTCTGAAGGCGATCGACGACGCGCCGCGCTTCGCAGCCATCGTGGATCGACTTGAGGACACGTTTACCAACTCGATCACGCTGGCGTCGGGCGACAACTACATTCCCAGCCCGTTCTTCAATGCGGCCAGCGATCCGGCCTTGGCCTCGTTCTTCCCGCCGAGCATCGGCCGCGCCGACATCCGCATCCTGAACTCGATCGGGATCGAGGCGTCCGTGATAGGCAACCACGAGTTCGATCCGGGCCCGCGCGATGTGCAGAATCTCATCCGTCCCGTCGCTGATCCCGATGGCGCCGGCCCGCTTGGAGGCTACGAAGGAACACAATTTGCATATCTCGCCGCCAACCTGAATTTCGCCGGCGAGCCGGATCTGGCGCCCAACGCCCAGACCGCGCCGCTGACGGAAGCGACGTTCGGTGTCGCTGCAAGCGGAGGTCGCCGCATCGCGCCATCGACCATTCTCGAGGAAAACGGCGAGAAGATCGGCGTTGTCGGCGTCACCACTCCGGTGTTCGAGGACATCACGACGCCGGGTGGCGTCCGGATCATCGGCCCGCGTACACTGGAAACCGATGCCGACTTCATCGCGCTTGCAGCGGTTATACAGCCGGCGATCGATGCCGTCATCGCCCAGGGTGTAAACAAGGTCATTATCGTTTCGCAGCTGCAGGAACTGGAGAACGAGCAGAAACTCATCACCTTCCTGAAGGGCGTCGACGTAGTGATCGGCGGCGGCTCGAACACGCTGCTCTCCGACGGCAACGACGTTCTCCGTCCCGGCGATGTCAGCGAAGGTGAGTACGCGCAGATCATCACCAACGCCGAAGGCAAGAACACTGTTCTGGTCAACACGGACGGCAACTACAAATATGTCGGCCGGCTGGTGCTCGAGTTCGATGCCAACGGCGACATCATCCCGGCCAGCCTCGATCCGAGCATTAATGGCGCCTATGCCACTGACGATGCGGGTCTGGCGCGGGTCTACGAAGGCACCGGCATCGATCCGTTCGCCGAGGGGTCGCGCGGTGACGCCGTGCGCGATATCACCACCGTGATCGACGGCATCATCACCCAGAAGGATGCCGTCACTTTCGGCCGTACCGACGTTTACCTTGAGGGCCGGCGTGGTGAGGTGCGCTCGCAGGAAACCAATCTTGGTAACCTCTCCGCTGATGCCAACCTGTGGTACGCCAAGTCTGGCTACGACAGTGCCGTCCAGGTATCGATCAAGAACGGCGGCGGCATCCGAGACTCGATTGGCTCGATCAGCTCCGAGGGCGATGGCGCGGAACTGCCGCCGGCTGCAAATCCGGAGGTTGGCAAGGAAGCCGGCGAGGTCAGCCAGCTCGACATCGAGAACTCCCTGCGCTTCAACAACGCGCTCAGCCTTGTCACGTTGACGCCGCAGCAACTGCTTGAAGCTCTTGAAAACGGTGTTTCCAACCCGGGCGGCATCTTCGCCCAGGTTGGCGGCCTCCGGTTCAGCTACGATCTGACCCGCGTTGCAGGGGATCGGATTCGCTCGGTCACCCTGGTCGATGAAAATGAGCACGTGATCGCGGTTGTTGTCGCCGACGGCGAGGTGGTTGCGGACGCTCCGGCGGCGATCCGCATGGTGACGCTGAGTTTCCTGATCGGTGGGGCAAACCCCAACGCTCCGGGAGGGTTCAACCGGCCTGACGGCTTCCGGTTCGCCGAGTACATCGCGGCCGACCCGGCGTTTGCCAATCGTGTCGACCTGTCTCCGGACAATTTGCCGGCAGACGACGTGGCGGCCCGTACCGGCGCTGCCAAATTCACCGACAACGGCTTCGAGCAGGATGCGCTGGCCGAATATCTCGCGGCGAAGTTCTCGGATACTCCGTACGCGCAGGCGGATACGGCTCCGGCCCAGGATCAGCGCATCCAGAATCTGGTTGCAAACGGCGGTAACGACACCGTTCTGCCGATCATGGGAACTGACGGTGAGGATGACCTCTCCGGTACGGCCGCAAAAGACTCGATCTTTGCCAAGGATGGCGACGATCGCGTCCGCAGCCTCGGCGGCGACGATCTCGTGCTCGGCGGCGGCGGTGATGACGTCATCGAGGGCGGCGACGGCAACGATCGGGTGGACGGCGGCGAGGGCAACGACTTCGTCTTCGGCGACGCGGGTAACGATACCGTGCTCGGCGGTGCCGGCGACGATCGTCTTCGCGGCAATGACGGCCACGACATGCTGATCGGCGGCATTGGCAATGACCATGCCAACGGTGGCGCGGGTTCTGACACTTATGCCTACAAGCTAGGCGACGGTTCTGACATCATTACCGAAGCTGCGAATGCGCCGGCTGATACCGATACGTTGGCGTTCGTTGATCTCAATGCTGCGAACGTCACGTTCCGCCGGTTTGGCAACGACACCCTGATTGAGCTGTCCAATGGCAGCGTGGTCACGTTGAAGGATCAGCGGGTGGGCGGCGGCGTCGAAAAGGTGACGTTCGCCAACGGCCAGGAACTCGATCGCAGCGGCATCAACGGCGCGATCGTCAATCGCGGGCCGGTAGCTGTTGACGACACGGCAGTTGCGGTAGCGGAAGACGCCGCGGCGTTCGTCATCCCGTTCGCCGACATTCTCGGCAACGATACCGATGCCGATCTTGACGCACTCTCGATCTCGGCGCTCGCCAACGTCGTGGGCGGCACGGCAGAGATCGTGGCCGGTGGCATCCGGTTCACGCCGGCCGCCAACTTCAACGGACCCGCCTCGTTCGAGTACACCCTGAGCGACGGCCACGGCGGTTCGGATGTCGGCAAGGTCAACTTCACTGTGACCCCGGTGAACGATGCGCCGGTCACGGTGGCCGACGTCGGCACGGCGGGTGAGAACGAAGCCAAATCGTTCGATCTCCTGGCCAACGACACCGACGTTGAAGGCAACCTGCCGCTCGGCTTGGTGGCCCTTGAGGTGACCGGTGTCGACGGCATCAGCCTGACCAATGCGCAGGCGCAGTCGGCGTTTTCGATTGCCCCGAACGGCCAACTGCAGTTCACCCCGGGGAGTCTGTTCGACGGATTGAACGACGGACAGAACGCCACGGTCTCGCTCCGCTATACGGCCGCCGATAGCTTGAACGCCGAGTCGACCGGCACGTTCACGCTGACGGTCACTGGTGAAACCGACGCCAATGTGGTCAACGGAACCAACGGCACTAACCTTCTGCCCGGAACCGACGGTGTTGATCTGGTCAATGCCGGCGGCGGCATGGACTTTGTCTTTGCCCAGGGCGGCAACGACACGGTGCATGCGGGCGAGGGCAACGACTTCGTGTTTGGCGGCGCCGGCGACGACACCCTGAACGGCAATGGCGGGCGCGACAACCTGTTCGGCGAAGACGGCAATGACACGCTGAACGGTGGAGCGGGCAACGATTTGCTCTATGGCGGCTCCGGCAGCGACACCTTCGTGTTCCAGTTCAGCAATGACGGGGCCGGGCGCGACATCGTGTTCGATTTCCGTGCAGGCTCTGGTCCGGACCACGACGTCGTTCAGCTCGACCAGTCGAAGTTTGCCGACTTCAGCGCCCTGATGGCTTCCAGTGCGTTGCAGGACACGCAGATCGGCGTCCAGATCGAATACAATGACGGGTCGAGCATCACACTGCTCGGCGTCAACAAGGCAAGCCTGACGGTGGATGATTTCAAGTTCGCCTAACGGACTGAATTGACTTGTGAATAGAAGGGGGGCGCCTGCGCTCCCTTTCGTCATGTCAGATAACTGTAACAATCAGCGGCTAAGGCGCTACTGAAGAAGTGAGCGTCAATCTTGGGCACCAGCGCAAATCAACCCGGTCACGCCGGCTCGGAGCTTGACGGCGCGCTGTCGCAATGCCGATCCGCCTTTATCGCCATCGCCGGGTTCAGTGCGATCCTCAATATTCTGGCGCTCACCGGCTCCATATTCATGATGGAGGTCTACGATCGCGTGTTGCCCAGCCGGAGCGTTCCGACGCTGATCGGCCTCCTGATCCTGGCGATGACGCTCTATGTTTTTCAGGGCCTGATGGATGCGCTTCGCGGCCGGCTGCTGGTCCGTATCGGCATGCGGCTCGATCAAATCATGTCGGATCGTGTCTATTCGACGGTGATGCGCCTGCCCATCCAGGCGCCGAAACGCGGCGCGTCGATCCAGCCGCTGCGTGATCTCGACACCATCAGGAGCTACTTGTCGGGGCCGGGGCCGACCGCCTTCTTCGATTTGCCGTGGGTACCGTTCTATCTCGCGATCTGCTTTGCCTTTCATGTCTGGATCGGCGTCACCGTGCTTGCAGGTGCGCTCGTTCTGGTATCGCTGACGTTGCTGTCCGAACTGCTGGCGCGGAATTCGTCGCTCGATTCGAACCGGGTCGGCAATGAGCGGGCGCGGCTTTCCGAGACCAGCCGGCGCAATGCCGAAGCCTTGACGGCACTCGGCATGACAGGTTGGGTCTCGCGTCGCTGGCAGACCCTAAATCGCCAGTTCCTGTCGGGGCTCAACCAGTCGAGCGACCTTGCCGCGGGGCTCAGCGCGGTCGGCCGCTCGTTCCGCATGATGCTGCAATCGGGTGTGCTGGCTGTCGGCGCCTATCTCGTCATCAATCAGCAGGCGACGGCCGGCGTCATCATTGCCTCGTCAATCCTGTCGGCCCGTGCGCTCGGTCCGGTCGATCTCGCGATATCGCACTGGCGCAGTTTCGTCGGAGCCCGGCAGGCGCGCCAGCGTCTCAATCAACTTCTCGCCTTGCTGCCGATCCAAAGGGCGCCGACGGCGTTGCCCAGGCCGCAGCGAAGTCTCAACGTCGATAATGTCAGTGCTGCACCGCCGGACGTGCAGCGGGCGGTTGTGCAGGAACTGACCTTTGCGCTGAAGGCCGGCAGTGGTCTTGGGGTCATCGGTCCGAGCGCGTCCGGGAAATCGTCGCTGGCGCGCATTCTGGTCGGGCTGTGGACGCCGGCGCGCGGAACTGTCCGGCTCGATGGCGCGACCCTTGATCAATGGATGCCCGACGACCTTGGCCGGCACATTGGCTACCTTCCCCAGGACGTCGAACTGGTCGAAGGCACAATTGCCGAAAATATCTCGCGGTTCGATCCTGAGGCCTCGCCTGACGGCATCATCGCGGCCGCCAGAGCCGCGGGCGTCCACGAACTGGTTCTGGGTCTGCCATTGGGCTACGACACCCCGATCGGCGAGCAGGGATCGGCGCTGTCAGCCGGCCAGCAGCAGCGCGTTGCGCTGGCGCGGGCCCTGTATGGCGATCCGTTCCTCGTCGTGCTCGATGAGCCGAATTCAAATCTCGATGTCGAAGGCGACGAGGCATTGACGCAGGCCATTCTCAATATCAGGGCCCGCGGCGCAATCGTGATTGTGGTGGCGCATCGCCCGAGCGCGCTCGCCGGCGTGGATTATGTGCTGGCGCTCAACGGCGGGCGGCAGCAGGCATTCGGTCCCAAGGACGAGGTGTTGGCAAAGGTGTTGCGGCGTGATGCTGCGCCTGCCGCCCCGAAAATCGTTCACGCAGCGGCGCAGGGACGGCCATGATGACCGGCACCAGCGAAATCGACGCACGCCCGTCAATCCGGCGCCATATCGTTTTCGGACTGGCCGCGGTTATGCTCGTTGCCGGAGGCATCGGCGGATGGGCTGCGACCACGGATATTTCGGGGGCGTTGATCGCAGCTGGAAGCGTGGTTGTGGAGTCGAGCGCAAAGAAGGTGCAGCACCCGACCGGCGGCGTGGTCGGTGAGATCGCCGTGCCCAATGGCAAGACCGTCAACGCCGGCGATTTGCTGTTGCGGCTGGACGAGACGATGACGCGGGCGAACCTGCAGATCGTTTCGAAAACGCTGGACGAGATGACCGTGAGGCGGGCGCGGCTGCGCGCCGAACGCGACGGTGCCCGCGAGGTCGCCTGGCCCTCCGAATTTCGCGGCAGGCGCGACGAACCGGGCATTCTCGAGTTGATGGCTGACGAGGAGCGCCTGTTTCAGCTCCGCAACACCACGCGCCTTGGCCAGAAGCGGCAATTGGGCGAGCGGATCGCGCAGCTGACCCAGGAAGCGTCCGGCGTCGCCGCGCAGCAGGCGGCGAAATCCCAGGAAATTTTGCTGGTCGAGCGCGAGCTGAAAGGCGTTCGCGAACTGTGGGAAAAAAATCTGATCCAGATCAACAGGCTCACGACGCTTGAGCGGGAGGCGGCGCGGCTCGATGGCGACCGCGCTCAACTCGTGGCAGCGGAAGCCCAGGGCCGCGGCAAGATCGCTGAGATCGAGCTGCAGATAACCCAGATCGATCGCGAACTGGCGAGCGAAGTCGGCCGCGAGTTGCGCGAGATCGACGGCAAGGCGAACGAGTATGCGGAGCGAAAGGTCGCGGCCGAAGACCAGTTGCGTCGGACGGACATCCGCGCGCCGATTTCCGGCACGGTGCACGAGTTGAATGTTCATACCGTGGGCGGCGTGATCAGCGCCGGCGAGCAGCTCATGCTGGTCGTGCCCGCCTCGGATCGGCTCACGGTGGAAGCCAGGATCGCGCCGCAGGATATCGATCAGGTCAAGATCGGACAGGCCGCAGGCTTGCGCTTTTCCGCCTTCAATCAGCGCACGACGCCGGAGATCAGCGGCACCGTCAGCCGCGTCTCGGCAGATGTGACTGCCGAGCAAAGAACCGGAATGACCTACTACACGGCGCGGATTGCGATAGAGCCGCATGAAATCGCGCGTCTCGGAGACGTCAAGCTGGTGCCGGGAATGCCGGTCGAGGTCTTCATCAAGACCGGCGATCGTACCGTGGGCTCTTATCTGACCAAGCCGCTGTTTGATCAGGTGGCGCGGGCCTTTCGCGAGCGCTGATGGCAGATTTGCTCGAAAATTGGGGCAGACGAATGCAAGCTGTGAATGGGTTCCAATGGCAGCCAACCTTGTAGTGTCGCGGCCGCCGTTGTCTTTTTATCGTCCGCTATCAATATGATCCGACGGATATAGCCTTATTCCTGGAGGTTGCCCATTGAGGGGCGACCATTGCTGGCGGTATCCGCATCCAGCGTCGGCCCGGCTTCCCGTAATTTTACTGTCACGAACCTTTTCCGGGTTTCAGCATTTGCTAGGATGGGCTGCTCGGGGCCCTAGACGGGGGTGTCTAATGACGGGACTTGCTCAATTGGCTGTAACACCACGTGACCGCTTTCTTGAGGCGGCACAAAAAGAGCTCGCCGCCTTCGAGCGACGAGAACGCGAATTTTCCAAGCAGGAACGCAAAGAGCGGGCGGCAGAACTGCGGATCCCCGCCGAAAAGTTTGAGCCACACTAGGCAGGGGCTTTTAACAGAAGTTGACCGTCTCCTGAGATGCATCAAGGGATGAACTTTGGCCGCCTTCCGGGGCGGCCTTTGCATTTTAGCAACCCGGCGCCCAGATGCACGCGTCGTCCAGCGTGGACCGGATTGTCCAGTTCGACTTGGTTCGGATTATTGATTGAGCTGGGTCATCATTTCGATTTTCAGGACAAGCACACGCGCAGCCTCAAGACGAGCGATGCCCGCATCGCGCGCAGCCGGGCGGGTAGGACGGCACGATCTGGCTCCCGTGGACCACGGTGTCGGACCATCGACTGCCGGCGGATCGGTCGATCTAAGCTGTCAGATTGTTGTGCTTTTCGGAGTCTGGCTGGGGAACCTGGATTCGAACCAAGACAAACAGAGTCAGAGTCTGTTGTGCTACCGTTACACCATTCCCCAATGGATTATCCAATATAATCAATAGTTTATTTGATTATCTGGATAGATTGCCGGCGGCGGGATCCGGACAAATCACCGCGCCAAAGGTTGGCGTCGTTCTACCCGCTTGGTCCTGTCTTTGGCAAGCGTGGAAGAGGGCGCATTTTGGGCTTCCGCCATTCGGGTTTGAAGCATTGGAAGCTCAAGCGGCCGTCACTTCTTGCGCCTTTGACGCCATCGGGCGCCCACCGGCTCGGCGTGCATGTCGAGCGCTTGGTCCGCAAGGAACCGCCGGCCAAGGGCTCCCGCACCGGCCTGACGGCCTACACGCTCCTGATCGACGGCGAGCCGGCGGGCTCGATCCAGACCCAGCTCGCCTTCAACAATTTCATCTCATGGTCCGGCCTCGACATCGGCCGCGACCGCTCCAGCCCGGTCTCGCATTACGAGGCGCCGTTCGAATTCACCGGCCAATTGCTGCGGGTGACGGTCGACATGCATGAGGACCAAAAGCTGGACGGCGAGGGAGTTGGGACGGCGGAGATGGCGCGGCAGTAACCGCCGCACCGTCATTGCGAGCGCAGCGAAGCAATCAGCGAGCGCGGAGGCATGGATTGCTTCGTCGCTTCAGCGCAAAATTGCTTTGCAATTTTGTCGCGAGCTCCTCGCAATGACGTGGAGAGAGCGCTACTTGATCTTCTCATACGCTGACGCAAAGTCCGCGAGCGGCATCGGGATCGCAATCGTTTCCTTGGCGAGATTCTGGAACGAGACCTTCAACTGTTTGCCGGATTTCAACGCGGTGAGCATCTCGGGCGCGATCTGGAGGTTGGCGTAGCAGCCGCGGGCCTCGCAGGTCTGGATCTGCAGGTCGGACGCCTTGCCGTCATCGACCTGGAGCTTGGCGCCGGCCGGCAGATTGAGCCCGAGCGGTAGCTGGACGAGGCCGACCGGCGCGCGGGTTTCGGCTGATACGCGGATGTTGATCAGCACGATCAACTGGCCGGTCTTGGTCAGAACGGCGCTCTGCTCGATCGCGCATTCCAGCGGCGCACCGCGGCTGGCGCTGCTGCACCGCGCAATCCAGCCAGGAGGGGCGGGCATATTCGCTCCCTCGGCCGCAGCCGGCGTTGCTTGCGCGACAGGTGAGGGGTTCTTGGCTCTGGGTGCCTGGGCGTGGCTTTGCGCGCAAAAAGAGAATAATATCGCGATTGCAATCGTAAGCTTTACAGCAATTGTCACGATCCAGCTCCGAAATGAACATCATTCGGATGTGCTGGTTGCAACCTAAAGTCAAGTCATTCGGCCGCCTGCTTGACCGATCCGTGGGTGTGCGAATGCACATCATGGTTAGGATTGGACGAACGTCCCCACTGCGCAAACGCGTTGGAAAGCCGGTCGAGATAGAGATAGACCACCGGCGTGGTGAACAGCGTCAGCGCCTGGCTGACCAGCAGCCCGCCGACCATGGCATAGCCCAGCGGCTGCCGGATTTCCGAGCCCGTTCCGGTGCCGAGCATCAGCGGCACGCCGCCGAGCAGCGCTGCCATCGTCGTCATCATGATCGGACGGAAGCGCAACAGCGCCGCCTTGCGGATCGCGGCTTCGGGCTTCAGGTTCTCGTCGCGCTCGGCCGTGATGGCGAAGTCGACCATCATGATGCCGTTCTTCTTCACGATGCCGATCAGCAGCACGATGCCGATCAGCGCGATCAAGCTGAAGTCGAACCCGAATAGCATCAGGATCGCGAGCGCGCCGACGCCGGCGGACGGCAGCGTCGACAGGATCGTGATCGGGTGGATGTAGCTTTCGTAGAGGATGCCGAGGATCAGATAGACCACCACCAGCGCGGCAAGGATCAGCAGCGGCACGGTGCCAAGCGACTGCTGAAACGCCTGCGCGGTGCCCTGGAAGCTCGAATTGAGCGTTGCCGGCGCGCCGAGTTCGACCATCGCCTTCTGCACCGCGTCGGTGGCCTGTCCCAGCGCCACGCCCTGTGCGAGGTTGAAGCTGATCGTGATCGCCGGAAACTGGCCCTGATGGCTGATCGATAGCGGCCGCACCGGCACGCTGGTCCAGGTCGCAAAGGTCGACAGCGGCACCTGGTCGCCAGTCGTAGGCGATTTCACGTAGATCTTGTTCAGCGTGTCGAGGCTGCCCTGCAGCTCCGGCAACACCTCCAGCACCACCTTGTAGGTGTTGAGCTGGGTGAAATACTGCGTCACCTGGCGCTGGCCGAACGCATCATACAGCGTATCGTCGATCAGCTGCGGCTGGATGCCGTAGCGCGCGGCGGTATCGCGGTTGATCTTGAGCTCCAGCGTGGTGCCGTTGGTCTGCTGGTCGGTGGCGACGTCGCGCAGCTCGGGCACCGTCTGCATCTTCGCCAGAATCTTCGGCGCCCATTCGTTCAGCTCGGCGAGGTCAGCGTCCTGCAGCGTGAACTCGAACTGGGTTCGCGTCGGCCGGCCGCCGAGCCGCACATCCTGCGCCGCCTGCATATAGAGGCGGGCGCCTTCAACTTTCTCCAATTGGGGACGGAGGCGCGCGATGATCTGCTGCGCGTTCGCCTTTCGCTCCTCGCGTGGCTTCAGCGTGATGAAGAGACTGCCATTGTTCCCGGCGCGCCCGCTGCCGCCGATCAACATCGCGACCGAGGCCACGTCCGGGTCGGCCTGCACGATCTTTCCGAGTTCCTCCTGACGCCGTTTCATCTCGGCAAAGGAGATGTCTTGGCTGGCTTCCGAGGTGGCCGTGATCAGGCCGTTATCCTGCTGCGGGAAGAAGCCTTTTG contains these protein-coding regions:
- a CDS encoding type I secretion system permease/ATPase, with the translated sequence MGTSANQPGHAGSELDGALSQCRSAFIAIAGFSAILNILALTGSIFMMEVYDRVLPSRSVPTLIGLLILAMTLYVFQGLMDALRGRLLVRIGMRLDQIMSDRVYSTVMRLPIQAPKRGASIQPLRDLDTIRSYLSGPGPTAFFDLPWVPFYLAICFAFHVWIGVTVLAGALVLVSLTLLSELLARNSSLDSNRVGNERARLSETSRRNAEALTALGMTGWVSRRWQTLNRQFLSGLNQSSDLAAGLSAVGRSFRMMLQSGVLAVGAYLVINQQATAGVIIASSILSARALGPVDLAISHWRSFVGARQARQRLNQLLALLPIQRAPTALPRPQRSLNVDNVSAAPPDVQRAVVQELTFALKAGSGLGVIGPSASGKSSLARILVGLWTPARGTVRLDGATLDQWMPDDLGRHIGYLPQDVELVEGTIAENISRFDPEASPDGIIAAARAAGVHELVLGLPLGYDTPIGEQGSALSAGQQQRVALARALYGDPFLVVLDEPNSNLDVEGDEALTQAILNIRARGAIVIVVAHRPSALAGVDYVLALNGGRQQAFGPKDEVLAKVLRRDAAPAAPKIVHAAAQGRP
- a CDS encoding HlyD family type I secretion periplasmic adaptor subunit encodes the protein MTGTSEIDARPSIRRHIVFGLAAVMLVAGGIGGWAATTDISGALIAAGSVVVESSAKKVQHPTGGVVGEIAVPNGKTVNAGDLLLRLDETMTRANLQIVSKTLDEMTVRRARLRAERDGAREVAWPSEFRGRRDEPGILELMADEERLFQLRNTTRLGQKRQLGERIAQLTQEASGVAAQQAAKSQEILLVERELKGVRELWEKNLIQINRLTTLEREAARLDGDRAQLVAAEAQGRGKIAEIELQITQIDRELASEVGRELREIDGKANEYAERKVAAEDQLRRTDIRAPISGTVHELNVHTVGGVISAGEQLMLVVPASDRLTVEARIAPQDIDQVKIGQAAGLRFSAFNQRTTPEISGTVSRVSADVTAEQRTGMTYYTARIAIEPHEIARLGDVKLVPGMPVEVFIKTGDRTVGSYLTKPLFDQVARAFRER
- a CDS encoding invasion associated locus B family protein; this translates as MTIAVKLTIAIAILFSFCAQSHAQAPRAKNPSPVAQATPAAAEGANMPAPPGWIARCSSASRGAPLECAIEQSAVLTKTGQLIVLINIRVSAETRAPVGLVQLPLGLNLPAGAKLQVDDGKASDLQIQTCEARGCYANLQIAPEMLTALKSGKQLKVSFQNLAKETIAIPMPLADFASAYEKIK